A stretch of alpha proteobacterium HIMB59 DNA encodes these proteins:
- a CDS encoding dihydrodipicolinate synthetase family protein (PFAM: Dihydrodipicolinate synthetase family), protein MQFIPDEITFNGRRLSVTILKGIFGAMCTPFQESGKGIDIPRYQSHIDDLLEAGVHGLVLCSGTGEYAYLTDEEKQTLIQEGVKHINGRCPTIAQTTALSTNECIDKARAAEDAGASAIMVMPPFLEPPSERGVIYHYEAIAKAVRIPIVMYNVPQQAAPLTEDTYRKLIAIENLDYIKDSSGDLLNTQKFIQTGGRVFCGIDSLAPFALMSGCTGMIWGAVNFMPHECVNLFNLIDEKKYQEALELWKLMEPVCLWLGGNRHDVDYLTGIKAATNLSGRNMGPPRKPLPSAPAPARHDLRIAMSKLPINHTTNNRLVWRDWQEERDWLIQSTIRKN, encoded by the coding sequence GCACTCCATTTCAAGAAAGTGGAAAAGGTATCGATATTCCAAGATATCAATCTCACATTGATGACTTATTAGAAGCAGGTGTTCATGGTCTTGTTTTGTGTTCTGGAACTGGTGAGTATGCTTATTTGACCGATGAAGAAAAACAAACTTTAATTCAAGAGGGCGTCAAACATATCAATGGAAGATGCCCAACGATTGCTCAAACAACAGCACTGAGTACTAATGAATGTATCGACAAGGCTAGGGCCGCAGAAGATGCTGGAGCTTCAGCTATCATGGTCATGCCTCCTTTTTTAGAACCTCCCTCGGAGCGAGGTGTCATCTATCACTATGAAGCTATTGCGAAAGCTGTTCGTATTCCCATTGTCATGTATAATGTTCCTCAACAAGCAGCACCGTTAACTGAAGATACTTATCGTAAATTAATAGCAATTGAAAATTTAGATTATATTAAAGACAGTTCTGGGGATTTGCTCAACACCCAAAAGTTTATTCAAACAGGAGGTAGAGTTTTTTGTGGAATAGACTCTCTCGCACCGTTTGCCTTAATGAGCGGATGTACCGGTATGATCTGGGGTGCAGTTAACTTTATGCCCCATGAGTGTGTAAATCTTTTTAATTTAATTGATGAAAAAAAATATCAGGAAGCCTTGGAGTTATGGAAATTAATGGAGCCTGTCTGTCTTTGGTTAGGGGGAAATCGGCATGATGTTGATTACCTCACAGGTATTAAAGCGGCTACAAATTTATCTGGTAGAAATATGGGGCCACCAAGAAAACCACTTCCTAGTGCTCCAGCCCCAGCACGTCACGACCTAAGGATTGCCATGTCTAAACTTCCAATCAACCATACTACTAATAATCGTCTCGTTTGGAGAGATTGGCAGGAGGAGAGAGATTGGCTAATTCAATCGACGATCAGAAAGAATTAA
- a CDS encoding aldehyde dehydrogenase family protein (PFAM: Aldehyde dehydrogenase family): MSKTIDFSTQLVIGGRPVPGVEGKTFDTINPANGKVLASIAEANSEDVNNAVSAARKAFEQGPWSKMAPAERKKVLLRFATVVEAHSEELAMMEAMEAGKPITDCLEIDLPETVNTLRWHAEAIDKLYDQISPSDPSVLSMIVREPMGVVAAILPWNFPAMMAAWKLGPILATGNTVVLKPAEQTSLSTIRIAELAAEAGIPDGVINVVCGFGETVGKVLGEHPDVDCVAFTGSTETGRMFLRYSADSNLKRVLLECGGKNPFIVMEDAEDLDTAADHATNSIFWNMGENCSSNSRLLVHQSIKDQLLELIVEKSKEWVVGDPLNPATRIGPMIEQAHLDKVVGFIEQAQKDENKLVIGGKRTQEDSGGYFVEPTIFDDVKPDNTLFSEEVFGPVLGITTFKDPEEAITLANNNKYGLAASVFTSSNKTAHVAARKIKAGTVAVNCYGEGDATTPFGGYKLSGFGGRDKSLAAHDQYCELKTIWIDLK; encoded by the coding sequence ATGTCTAAAACTATTGATTTTTCAACCCAATTAGTAATCGGAGGAAGACCTGTTCCAGGTGTGGAAGGAAAAACTTTTGATACCATAAACCCTGCAAATGGAAAAGTTTTAGCAAGTATTGCGGAAGCGAATAGCGAAGATGTGAATAACGCTGTGAGCGCTGCGCGCAAAGCCTTCGAGCAAGGACCATGGTCGAAGATGGCACCTGCAGAAAGAAAAAAAGTTTTATTGCGATTTGCTACTGTTGTCGAAGCTCATTCAGAAGAACTTGCCATGATGGAGGCGATGGAAGCAGGCAAGCCTATAACTGATTGTTTAGAAATAGATCTTCCTGAAACAGTGAACACATTGCGTTGGCATGCTGAAGCCATAGATAAATTATATGATCAAATTTCACCAAGTGATCCTAGTGTGCTTTCGATGATTGTCCGAGAGCCGATGGGAGTGGTGGCAGCAATTCTTCCTTGGAATTTTCCAGCCATGATGGCTGCTTGGAAATTGGGTCCTATTCTTGCCACAGGAAACACTGTTGTCTTAAAACCTGCTGAACAAACTTCTTTATCAACTATTCGTATTGCAGAGTTAGCAGCTGAAGCAGGTATTCCTGATGGTGTGATTAATGTGGTTTGTGGTTTTGGAGAAACAGTGGGTAAAGTATTAGGTGAGCATCCAGATGTTGACTGTGTTGCCTTTACAGGCTCAACGGAAACTGGAAGAATGTTTCTTCGATATTCTGCCGACTCCAATTTAAAAAGAGTGCTTTTAGAGTGTGGAGGAAAAAATCCATTTATTGTTATGGAAGATGCAGAAGATTTAGACACTGCAGCTGACCATGCGACGAATTCAATCTTTTGGAATATGGGAGAGAATTGCTCATCCAACTCTCGTCTTTTAGTTCATCAGTCAATCAAAGATCAGCTTTTAGAATTAATTGTAGAAAAATCCAAAGAGTGGGTAGTCGGCGATCCCTTAAACCCAGCCACCAGAATTGGCCCAATGATCGAACAGGCACATCTAGATAAAGTGGTAGGCTTTATTGAACAAGCTCAAAAAGATGAAAACAAATTAGTGATTGGCGGGAAACGAACCCAAGAAGATAGCGGGGGATACTTTGTCGAACCAACCATTTTTGATGATGTAAAGCCTGATAATACTCTCTTTTCTGAGGAAGTCTTTGGGCCTGTTTTGGGTATTACGACTTTCAAAGATCCAGAAGAAGCAATCACTTTAGCTAACAATAATAAGTATGGCTTAGCGGCCTCCGTCTTCACAAGCTCAAATAAAACAGCCCATGTTGCAGCAAGAAAAATCAAAGCGGGGACAGTTGCCGTTAATTGTTACGGGGAAGGTGATGCGACTACTCCATTTGGGGGTTATAAGCTCTCTGGTTTTGGTGGAAGAGATAAATCACTAGCAGCCCATGATCAGTATTGTGAATTAAAGACTATTTGGATTGATCTAAAGTAA
- a CDS encoding ATPase, histidine kinase/DNA gyrase B/HSP90-like protein (PFAM: Histidine kinase-, DNA gyrase B-, and HSP90-like ATPase): MFKKYWGMSAIRQALILITIYSIVFIFCWLISNFFIEKKLIENIDRDLSYDLEGINLLWQSQKSLALRPSQDSYYMIVPSSENYVGRIAEGAIFPGDLIFYESGYHNVNLITESGELFEARALIKTINNNIYIAARSLDTQSQIKSTINEIFFFSTIFSLIVITLVISIVSRNTQVRISKIENSLNYIKSGRLKTRIKLDGDDDLVKVSNSINQTTQQLEDLMGQFKNQSANIAHDLKTPLTNLRLSLEKKINSNKISKKEIKSSITQIDEIINIFDTIIKIAKIQSGSERKKFIKVNLEDLGHEIFETYGPVIEDKGFKAHLSTIKGTKIKMDKDLMFILITNLIQNSLKFAKEGTEITFLFGPDKILVKDQGPGIPKNQKTKVIKPLYQINKIDEGGLGLGLSMVKTICEIHKAHLILENNKEGLTTGIWFNKKK; the protein is encoded by the coding sequence ATGTTTAAAAAATATTGGGGTATGTCTGCGATCAGACAAGCGCTGATCTTGATAACCATTTATTCAATTGTATTCATCTTTTGCTGGCTGATTTCTAATTTTTTTATCGAAAAAAAATTAATCGAGAATATTGACAGGGATTTATCTTATGACCTAGAAGGCATCAATCTTTTATGGCAATCGCAAAAATCTTTAGCACTCAGACCTTCTCAAGACAGTTATTATATGATTGTTCCAAGTTCAGAAAATTATGTGGGAAGAATTGCGGAGGGAGCAATATTTCCAGGTGATTTAATTTTTTATGAGTCAGGCTACCATAATGTGAATTTAATTACAGAAAGCGGCGAACTTTTTGAGGCAAGAGCCCTAATCAAAACTATAAATAACAACATCTATATTGCGGCCAGATCACTGGATACCCAAAGTCAGATTAAAAGCACCATTAATGAAATCTTTTTCTTTTCAACAATTTTTTCATTAATTGTGATTACTTTGGTGATTTCTATTGTTTCAAGAAACACCCAGGTGCGCATATCGAAAATAGAAAATTCTCTTAATTACATTAAGTCCGGAAGACTTAAAACCAGGATAAAATTAGATGGAGATGACGATTTAGTAAAAGTTTCAAATTCTATAAATCAAACAACTCAACAATTAGAGGACCTCATGGGTCAATTTAAAAACCAATCCGCAAATATTGCACATGATCTCAAAACACCTTTGACAAACCTTCGTCTAAGTTTAGAAAAAAAAATTAATAGCAATAAGATCAGCAAAAAAGAAATTAAAAGCTCAATTACTCAAATAGACGAGATTATCAATATTTTTGATACGATTATCAAAATTGCTAAAATTCAAAGCGGCTCTGAAAGAAAAAAATTTATAAAAGTAAACTTAGAGGATCTTGGTCATGAGATTTTTGAAACATATGGTCCCGTGATAGAAGATAAAGGTTTTAAGGCACATCTCTCAACTATCAAAGGTACAAAAATAAAAATGGATAAAGATTTAATGTTCATTCTTATTACAAATTTAATCCAAAACTCTTTGAAATTTGCAAAAGAGGGAACCGAGATAACCTTCTTATTTGGTCCAGATAAAATATTAGTAAAAGACCAAGGACCTGGAATTCCAAAGAACCAAAAAACAAAAGTAATAAAGCCTCTTTACCAAATTAATAAGATAGACGAGGGCGGTCTAGGGCTTGGCTTATCGATGGTGAAAACAATTTGTGAAATTCATAAGGCTCATCTAATTTTAGAAAATAATAAAGAAGGACTAACTACAGGAATTTGGTTTAATAAAAAAAAGTAA
- a CDS encoding two component response regulator (PFAM: Response regulator receiver domain; Transcriptional regulatory protein, C terminal) — protein sequence MRILLLEDDAKLGPWLKSNLTKMGNVTDLFSDGIQAELAIKKINYEILIIDRMIPGIDGLSLVKKIRNDGNNTPVIFLSALNELENRLEGFEVGGDDYLAKPFSLEELVSRLNAISKRSSRSETVNSDKIQSGDIEIDLIKRVCLRQKKKIDLNNKEMTLLEYFIRFEGQKITKTMLLELVWGISFDPTTSIIETHISRLRSKIEKPFKDRLIKTVRGSGYIYTPKQNV from the coding sequence ATGAGAATTCTTTTACTAGAAGATGACGCCAAACTGGGTCCCTGGTTGAAAAGCAATCTTACCAAAATGGGCAATGTAACAGATCTTTTCTCCGATGGCATACAAGCTGAATTAGCAATCAAAAAAATTAATTATGAAATTCTTATCATCGATCGCATGATCCCTGGTATTGATGGATTGTCCTTGGTAAAAAAAATTAGAAACGATGGGAATAATACTCCAGTAATTTTTCTTAGTGCTTTGAATGAACTTGAGAATAGACTTGAAGGATTTGAGGTTGGTGGAGATGACTACTTAGCTAAACCTTTTTCTTTAGAAGAATTGGTTTCAAGATTAAATGCTATTTCCAAAAGAAGCTCACGATCAGAGACAGTTAATTCAGATAAAATTCAATCGGGGGATATTGAAATTGATTTAATAAAAAGAGTATGTTTGAGACAAAAGAAAAAAATAGATCTTAACAATAAAGAAATGACTTTATTAGAATACTTTATCCGATTTGAAGGCCAAAAAATCACAAAAACTATGCTGCTTGAATTAGTTTGGGGAATAAGTTTTGATCCTACTACAAGCATTATAGAAACCCATATTAGTCGACTTCGATCTAAAATTGAAAAACCTTTCAAAGATCGCCTTATTAAAACAGTGAGAGGCTCTGGATATATCTACACCCCAAAACAAAATGTTTAA
- a CDS encoding NMT1/THI5 family protein (PFAM: NMT1/THI5 like): protein MLVAVFMFTTVTVSSSYAKSIRIALAEPPSDELAAFFLALDRAKANGLDYEWTAFSDEELAIQSVLSGQMDIGFGTPYSAMQKSKAPIRIIFQLSKLKFFPVTTKDYSKLEDLNGEPILLHSRGGGTDSIANVIEDKLGIKFGERSYISGSANRVAALLANQAQATIIDLSNKNKIMASHGDQFNTLPMFDVDASDEALFANVDWIKANEDSVNIFVSALLSVYRDMANDPTIIRRETNPDGPIGELPEEVLAELDGFYTDAVAGGLYDVNGGGEKAALADMEWYSKAGQLEGDLSSLKIEDFWYLEPLNSN from the coding sequence ATGTTAGTAGCAGTATTCATGTTTACTACTGTTACTGTCTCTTCTTCTTATGCTAAATCAATTAGAATCGCACTTGCAGAGCCACCATCCGATGAGCTTGCGGCATTCTTTTTAGCATTAGATAGAGCAAAAGCTAATGGACTAGACTATGAATGGACAGCTTTTTCTGATGAAGAATTAGCTATTCAATCTGTTTTAAGCGGACAGATGGATATCGGTTTTGGTACTCCCTATTCTGCGATGCAAAAGTCTAAAGCTCCAATTAGAATTATCTTTCAATTATCAAAGTTAAAATTCTTCCCTGTAACAACTAAAGATTACAGTAAGTTAGAAGATCTTAATGGCGAGCCAATTCTATTACACTCACGTGGTGGCGGAACTGACTCAATTGCTAATGTGATTGAAGATAAATTAGGAATTAAATTTGGTGAGAGATCTTATATTTCAGGATCTGCAAACCGTGTGGCTGCTCTTTTAGCAAACCAGGCGCAAGCAACTATTATTGACTTATCAAATAAAAATAAAATTATGGCATCTCATGGCGATCAGTTTAACACTTTGCCTATGTTTGATGTTGATGCTAGTGATGAGGCGTTATTTGCTAATGTTGATTGGATCAAAGCTAACGAAGACTCAGTAAATATTTTTGTTAGCGCACTATTAAGTGTTTACAGAGATATGGCGAATGACCCAACTATCATTAGAAGAGAAACTAATCCTGATGGCCCAATTGGTGAACTTCCTGAAGAAGTGCTAGCTGAGCTTGACGGCTTCTATACAGACGCAGTTGCTGGTGGTCTTTATGATGTTAATGGTGGTGGTGAAAAAGCTGCTTTAGCTGATATGGAATGGTATTCCAAAGCAGGTCAGCTTGAAGGTGACTTATCATCTCTAAAGATCGAGGACTTCTGGTATTTAGAGCCATTAAATAGTAACTAA
- a CDS encoding Binding-protein-dependent transport system inner membrane component (PFAM: Binding-protein-dependent transport system inner membrane component), with amino-acid sequence MISRSLTLKLLSALVIFGAWEISSRAGINYAFPTFFESMLALWNLTISGQIFVAYAETLKPLVVGVLISTFIGVGIGVWVGLSEKFDWLVSPIFIIMQSAPLAALIPLVIMAYGIGITSKTFVVCIMAMPVIVLNTSGAVKNTPTSMIEMARSFLSTEREVIFKIIIPSASPVIFAGLRLGVSAGFIGAILAELKITPTGVGDIISYSRMTADYPSMYAAIFSIIVLAVLFLNVLERIEKVLFAGNDRGYVS; translated from the coding sequence ATGATATCAAGGTCACTAACACTCAAACTCTTATCTGCTCTGGTTATATTTGGGGCATGGGAAATCTCATCTAGGGCTGGAATTAACTATGCTTTTCCAACCTTTTTTGAGTCCATGTTGGCTTTATGGAACTTGACAATAAGTGGTCAAATTTTTGTCGCTTATGCTGAAACCCTAAAGCCACTCGTAGTAGGAGTCTTGATTTCCACTTTTATTGGAGTGGGCATTGGTGTTTGGGTTGGTTTAAGTGAAAAATTTGATTGGTTAGTATCACCTATTTTTATCATTATGCAATCTGCGCCCCTTGCAGCTTTAATCCCACTTGTAATTATGGCATATGGAATTGGAATAACTTCCAAAACTTTTGTTGTATGTATCATGGCTATGCCTGTGATCGTATTAAACACCAGTGGAGCTGTAAAAAATACCCCAACTTCTATGATTGAAATGGCAAGATCTTTTTTGAGCACAGAACGAGAAGTAATTTTTAAAATCATTATACCATCTGCTTCCCCTGTGATCTTTGCTGGCTTACGACTTGGAGTTTCAGCTGGTTTCATTGGAGCTATTTTAGCAGAATTGAAAATTACACCTACCGGTGTGGGAGATATAATTTCTTATAGTCGAATGACGGCAGACTATCCAAGTATGTACGCAGCTATTTTTTCAATTATCGTTTTAGCTGTTTTATTTTTGAATGTATTAGAGCGAATAGAAAAAGTTTTATTTGCTGGAAATGATCGTGGTTATGTATCTTAA
- a CDS encoding ABC transporter (PFAM: ABC transporter): MSDDVNAVSVKGIYKNYGDVEALRDMSLDFPKGQLTSLLGPSGCGKTTLLKIIAGLLAPNQGEVYVNGQIVTEPGPDRAFVFQDFALMPWASVLRNVAFGLELRKVPKSEREDIARKYIKDVGLDGFENSFPHELSGGMRQRVGLARALSVDSPVLLMDEPFSAVDEQTRRKFQEDLLQLVKEESKTFIFVTHSIEEAVYVSDQVAILLPRPSRVSEIIKPSSFKNKDVDSIRKDSEYLDTVEKIWKSLRSYVE; the protein is encoded by the coding sequence ATGAGTGATGATGTGAACGCAGTTAGCGTTAAAGGAATTTATAAAAATTATGGAGATGTTGAAGCATTGAGAGACATGTCCTTAGATTTCCCAAAAGGTCAACTGACATCTTTGTTGGGTCCTTCTGGTTGTGGTAAGACAACTCTACTAAAAATTATTGCAGGCCTCTTAGCCCCTAATCAAGGTGAGGTTTATGTGAATGGACAAATTGTAACCGAGCCTGGACCTGATCGAGCATTTGTCTTTCAAGATTTTGCCTTAATGCCCTGGGCCTCCGTTCTAAGAAACGTTGCTTTTGGTTTGGAACTTAGAAAAGTTCCTAAATCAGAACGAGAAGATATTGCCCGAAAGTATATTAAAGATGTTGGTTTGGACGGATTTGAAAATAGTTTCCCTCATGAATTATCAGGAGGTATGCGCCAAAGAGTAGGTTTAGCCAGAGCGCTTTCAGTTGATTCTCCTGTATTATTAATGGATGAGCCATTTTCTGCTGTAGATGAACAAACCCGAAGAAAGTTCCAAGAAGATTTACTGCAGTTAGTCAAAGAAGAGAGCAAAACCTTTATTTTTGTGACTCACTCTATCGAAGAGGCAGTGTATGTCTCTGATCAAGTTGCTATTTTATTACCTCGACCAAGTCGAGTCTCTGAAATTATCAAGCCATCGAGTTTTAAAAATAAAGACGTTGATAGCATTCGAAAAGACAGCGAGTACCTCGATACTGTTGAGAAAATATGGAAGTCGTTAAGGTCTTACGTAGAGTAA
- a CDS encoding Binding-protein-dependent transport system inner membrane component (PFAM: Binding-protein-dependent transport system inner membrane component), translated as MRIFGIKLPNMTSLILWGLLWEILGRMEVSFFLPPLSSIFTTLADIYDSKAFIRALSETAVAFFGGLFYALVIGIPVGIFMGKNRFIDELLLPWVNMFMSAPLTALVPVLMVLFGFGLKSIIIVTTLFAIWIIILNTRAGVKQINRSLVDMANSFGAKPIDAFVKIYFWAALPEIIGGIRIGFIRAVKGVIIGQLLISIVGFGSLFELYSSRFLMSHFWAIILVLFALAFTISELLAMLAKRFDYYASKRG; from the coding sequence ATGAGAATTTTTGGCATTAAACTCCCTAATATGACATCGCTAATACTATGGGGTTTGTTATGGGAAATTTTAGGAAGAATGGAAGTATCCTTCTTTCTTCCTCCCTTATCATCTATCTTTACTACCCTTGCGGACATTTATGACTCCAAAGCCTTTATTCGAGCTTTGAGTGAAACTGCCGTTGCTTTCTTTGGGGGACTTTTCTATGCCCTAGTAATTGGTATCCCCGTTGGTATCTTTATGGGAAAGAATAGATTTATTGATGAACTTCTTTTGCCATGGGTAAATATGTTTATGAGCGCACCATTAACAGCGCTTGTTCCTGTTCTGATGGTTTTGTTTGGTTTTGGTCTAAAATCAATCATCATAGTCACAACATTATTTGCAATTTGGATTATCATCTTAAACACGAGAGCGGGTGTAAAACAAATTAATCGCTCTTTAGTGGATATGGCAAATTCATTTGGTGCAAAACCAATCGATGCATTTGTAAAGATTTATTTTTGGGCAGCCTTACCTGAAATAATTGGTGGGATCAGAATTGGTTTCATCAGAGCTGTAAAAGGTGTCATCATCGGTCAACTTTTGATTTCCATTGTTGGCTTCGGATCGTTGTTTGAATTATATTCATCGAGATTTTTGATGTCACACTTCTGGGCAATAATACTTGTTTTGTTTGCACTGGCTTTTACTATCTCAGAGCTATTAGCTATGTTGGCAAAACGATTTGATTACTACGCCTCTAAAAGAGGTTAA
- a CDS encoding FAH family protein (PFAM: Fumarylacetoacetate (FAA) hydrolase family): MTNLVIPEPKKTLIPVHGSDEFFPVRRVYCIGRNYAAHTIEMGFDPDKEPPFFFQKNTDNIDTSGQFPYPPESSDVHYELELVVALNKGGSNIKEEDAYDHIYGFGIGLDMTRRDLQGVCKKMGRPWEIGKAFERSAPMGSLTPMSEVGNMESGSIQLKVNDEVRQDGNLDMMLWKIPEQIAILSKFYDITAGDLIMTGTPAGVGPIVKGDKLVGTIDGLQTLNVEVV; the protein is encoded by the coding sequence ATGACAAATTTAGTAATTCCTGAACCAAAAAAAACTCTCATACCTGTCCATGGTAGTGATGAATTTTTTCCAGTCAGAAGAGTTTATTGTATAGGTAGAAATTATGCAGCCCATACGATTGAGATGGGATTTGATCCAGATAAAGAACCACCATTCTTTTTCCAAAAAAACACTGATAATATTGATACTTCTGGTCAATTTCCTTACCCACCTGAGTCCAGCGATGTGCACTATGAGTTAGAATTAGTAGTCGCATTAAACAAAGGCGGATCGAATATTAAAGAAGAAGATGCTTATGATCATATTTACGGTTTTGGCATTGGTCTTGATATGACGCGCAGAGACCTTCAAGGCGTTTGTAAAAAAATGGGAAGACCTTGGGAGATTGGAAAAGCTTTTGAACGCTCTGCTCCAATGGGCAGTCTGACTCCTATGAGTGAAGTCGGTAATATGGAAAGCGGTAGCATCCAATTAAAGGTTAACGATGAAGTTCGCCAAGATGGTAATTTGGATATGATGTTATGGAAGATACCTGAACAGATTGCAATTTTATCAAAGTTTTATGATATCACGGCAGGTGACTTGATTATGACTGGCACACCTGCTGGCGTTGGCCCAATCGTTAAAGGTGATAAATTAGTAGGTACGATTGATGGCCTACAAACATTAAACGTAGAGGTAGTTTAA
- a CDS encoding AMP-binding enzyme (PFAM: AMP-binding enzyme), which yields MGHSLLYNNFIKPHIDNEDPFLIFRDGSSISYQDFFSLSKKISRFFVENHISKGDRVLFQLEKSIYGLAVYTSCIMTGAIYVPLNDQYTLEETKYFIHDSEPKFIFCNSNRAKEIQKLKLKEDTSIYEIDPINGFLKFNIDEYKELEDIQTVNSDEIISFLYTSGTTGKSKAVALSHNNLYSNASSLKEYWHIQKSDRLIHMLPIFHTHGLFVAINTAFLSGLSLYFFEKFSLSDLVEVLPKSTLLMGVPTYYKRMNASSLINKDLTNKMRLFISGSAPLSSIDQQDFYQKTGHTILERYGMTETNMNTSNPYEGERKPGSVGLPLPDVQIRITEGNSKIPLPAKEVGMIQVKGPNVFSSYWKNEHANQESFTDDGFFITGDLGYIDQDGYVHISGREKDLIISGGFNIYPKEIEDLINNHPDVKESAVVGVKDDDLGEVPVAVIVVDMEFKYQVLTDLENVFQQNLAKFKVPREIKILDELPRNAMGKIQKNLILKLIN from the coding sequence ATGGGGCATTCCCTCCTTTACAATAACTTTATAAAGCCCCACATTGATAACGAAGATCCGTTTCTAATATTTAGGGACGGGTCTTCGATTTCTTATCAAGATTTTTTTTCTTTATCTAAAAAGATCTCACGATTTTTTGTAGAAAATCATATTTCCAAAGGGGACCGGGTATTATTTCAATTAGAGAAGAGTATCTATGGACTAGCTGTTTACACATCTTGTATTATGACAGGTGCAATCTATGTCCCCCTGAATGATCAGTATACCTTGGAAGAGACGAAATATTTTATACATGACTCAGAACCTAAATTTATTTTTTGTAATAGCAATCGTGCTAAAGAAATTCAAAAATTAAAATTAAAGGAAGATACTTCAATTTATGAGATAGACCCTATCAATGGTTTTTTAAAATTTAATATTGATGAATATAAAGAATTAGAAGATATCCAAACTGTTAATTCAGATGAAATAATTTCTTTTTTATATACTTCGGGGACAACTGGAAAATCAAAAGCCGTTGCTCTTTCCCATAATAATCTTTATTCCAATGCTTCCTCTCTTAAAGAGTACTGGCATATTCAAAAGAGTGATCGTCTTATTCATATGCTACCAATTTTCCATACTCACGGTCTATTTGTTGCTATAAACACAGCTTTTTTAAGTGGTTTATCTTTGTATTTCTTTGAAAAGTTTAGTCTTAGTGACTTAGTGGAGGTATTACCAAAGTCAACATTACTGATGGGAGTGCCTACATACTACAAAAGAATGAACGCCTCATCACTCATCAATAAAGATTTAACCAATAAAATGAGATTATTTATTTCTGGAAGCGCTCCTTTATCTTCTATTGATCAACAAGATTTTTATCAAAAGACAGGCCATACCATATTAGAGCGTTATGGAATGACGGAAACGAATATGAATACATCTAATCCTTATGAGGGGGAAAGAAAACCAGGCAGTGTGGGGTTGCCATTGCCCGATGTACAAATTCGAATTACTGAAGGAAACTCCAAAATACCACTACCAGCAAAAGAAGTTGGAATGATTCAGGTCAAAGGCCCTAATGTATTCAGTTCTTATTGGAAAAATGAACATGCAAATCAGGAGTCATTTACAGATGATGGTTTTTTTATAACAGGCGATCTGGGATATATTGATCAAGATGGTTATGTACATATATCAGGACGAGAAAAAGATTTAATCATCTCTGGTGGATTTAATATTTATCCCAAAGAAATTGAAGATTTAATTAATAACCATCCAGATGTCAAAGAGTCTGCAGTAGTAGGGGTAAAAGATGATGATTTGGGAGAGGTACCTGTAGCTGTAATTGTTGTAGATATGGAGTTTAAATATCAAGTTTTAACAGATCTTGAAAATGTATTTCAACAAAACTTAGCTAAATTTAAAGTACCAAGAGAAATCAAAATTCTTGATGAATTGCCAAGAAATGCAATGGGTAAAATTCAAAAGAATTTGATTTTAAAGTTAATTAATTAG
- a CDS encoding putative membrane protein (DUF2306) (PFAM: Predicted membrane protein (DUF2306)): protein MHFLLSQQSPIPLHAIIAIFAIVVGGVQLVLKKGTPLHKFMGWVWVSLMLIVCFTSFFIHKVNLWGKYSPIHLLSIWTIIAVFLGIYFARIGNIKRHKIFMVWTYWLALILTGFFTFYPGRVMNLIFFG from the coding sequence ATGCATTTTTTATTATCACAGCAATCTCCCATTCCTCTTCACGCAATTATTGCGATATTTGCAATCGTTGTTGGGGGAGTTCAATTAGTATTAAAGAAAGGAACTCCTCTTCACAAATTTATGGGGTGGGTTTGGGTATCATTGATGCTTATTGTTTGCTTCACATCATTTTTTATTCACAAAGTAAATCTCTGGGGGAAATATAGTCCCATACATTTATTAAGCATCTGGACAATTATTGCTGTATTTTTAGGAATATACTTTGCAAGAATAGGAAACATAAAAAGACATAAAATTTTTATGGTCTGGACATATTGGCTTGCTTTAATTTTAACAGGGTTTTTTACTTTTTATCCTGGTCGAGTGATGAACTTGATATTTTTTGGATAA